In Natranaerobius thermophilus JW/NM-WN-LF, the genomic stretch TTATATCAGTAGTTACAAAAGCAACCGAATCATCAGAAAAAAATAATAGTTCATCATTCTTGCTAACTGATAATTCAGTTCGTTTTTCTCCCATCCCATTATAAATTGTCAATCGATCATTCTGTAATTTAGCAACACTTTCTGTTGCAGTAAATAACTCTCCTGAGCTAGTTGAAATTTGTGCAACTTCATCTAAATTTTGATCGTAAATTAACAATGTTTGTTCTTCGTTACTTTTTAACTTTACATACCAATGCTCTTCCGTTTCCAAAAATCCCAGGGCCTCTATTTCTCCTCGATTAATTCCTAGCTGAGTTAAGTTCAACGAACTAACTTCTGTGATTTCAGGCCCACCCCCAAAATATTGATATGGGTTAGCTAAATAAGGAAATCTTGCCGCTATTAAATATATCCCTGATATCAGGAAAGCCAGTAACAAAATTAAAAAATATTTTTTCTTAGAGTTTGCTTCTTTAGATTTAGCTAGCTTGTTAGAACTCCTATTAGTATCAGAGCTGTAACCATAATTATTCCAAGTATTCCGCCCATTGTGAAGCAACCTGTGACTCCCCCTTTTTTTAATGACTCTGGTACATCTTCATTAAAGTAGTGCTTAAACACCTCGTGATCACCATCAAGTCCACTATGTTTATGGGAAAGTTTTTGATACTTAATAAATTTCCCAATCTGTCGCCTTTTTTTATAAATTCTAGCTAAGTTATTATAAGGGATTCGATTTTGTTCGTTTATAGATAATGCATGTTTATAGTATTTTTCAGCAGTTATATCATCGCCTTTTTCCATGTAAACATTCCCAACATTACTATAGGGAGCAGAAAATTCTGGCCACAATTCTGCTGCTTTATTAAAACATTCTAATGCAGAATCCAATTCACCCTGTCGAGCTTTCACTACACCCAACTTATTATACGCTGGAGCAAAATCTGGTTTAGTTTCTATTATGTTTTCCAGTTCTTTCTCTGCATTGGAAAACTCTTTATCTTCAATATACTGCATTGTCTCCTGATATTTCTTTTTAATCTCCTCTATATCCATTGATATCCCCCCTCAAATATAAATTCTTCTCCAAATTTGATTTTCCTGTTTTTTATAAGTATAGCTTCTTGAAAAAAGGGAATAATAATACAGCAGAGTATTTACGAAAGGAGCTTGTACCATGCCTAACTCCCCTGATGATATGAATTCTAAAATATCTGGGAAGTCGTTACGAAAATCACACTTAATTAGTAAATCTTTGTTTAATATTTTGAAAAAAGACCAACCTCAACCCAAAGACATAACGGTTGTCTGTATCGGTACAGATAGGTCCACAGGTGATTCTCTTGGTCCATTGATCGGAAGCCGTCTAAATAAAATCACAACTAGTGATATTACAATTAAAGGAACTCTAGAATCTCCAGTTCATGCCACAAATATAACAGAAACTTTATTGGATTTAAATAAAGAGCTGAAAAGTCCTTATATTATAGCTGTAGATGCTTGTTTAGGTAAACCAGGTAATGTTGGCAAAGTGATTGTTAAGGAAGGACCAGTGAAGCCAGGTGCAGGCGTAAAAAAAGACCTTGAGCCTGTAGGTAATTGTCACGTTTCAGGAATCGTTAATGTTGGGGGCTTCATGGAGTACATGGTTCTTCAAAACACCAGATTATATGAAGTCACCAATTTATCAGTGATTATTAGCAGAGGAATCTCATGGGCAACAAATCATTATATAAAAAAGGTACAGACAGAGTCTGTACCTAAGGTTAAAAATTGATCATTAGTTAAACTATTGTTGCTGCTGTTTTGTTTGCTCCTTTTTTTGCTTCATCTCACAATTACCATCAAAGAGCGCCCCATCATCTATAAATAAGTTAGCAACTTTGACATCACCGAATAATTTCCCTGTAGACAATATCTCCAGGTTTTCAGAACATTCCATATTACCATGTACTTCACCGGCAATCGTCACGCTTTTACTTTTAATATTAGCATAAACTTTTCCCTGTTCTCCCACAATTAAATTATCCCCTGTGGCAATTTCCCCTTCTATTTTTCCATCTACTCTTACAATGCCTTTAGCAGAAATATTCCCTTTAAATTCTGTTCCATGCCCTATAATAGTATCCACTTTATCTTGTTGGGGAGACTGCTTTTTTTTGAACATATTATTCCTCCTTATGGACTAGCTATTCCGTCATGTATTCCCGGGGATTCTCAGGAGAATTGTTCACATGCACTTCATAATGTAAATGAGGAGCTGTGCTATTACCTGTATTTCCTACATATCCGATTATATCTCCACTCTCTACCTGTTCCCCTCGGCTGACATTAAAGTCAGATAAATGAGCGTAATAGGTTGTATACCCATATCCATGATCAATTATAATCAAATTCCCATATCCACCACGGTAGCTTCGATA encodes the following:
- a CDS encoding tetratricopeptide repeat protein, with the translated sequence MDIEEIKKKYQETMQYIEDKEFSNAEKELENIIETKPDFAPAYNKLGVVKARQGELDSALECFNKAAELWPEFSAPYSNVGNVYMEKGDDITAEKYYKHALSINEQNRIPYNNLARIYKKRRQIGKFIKYQKLSHKHSGLDGDHEVFKHYFNEDVPESLKKGGVTGCFTMGGILGIIMVTALILIGVLTS
- the yyaC gene encoding spore protease YyaC; amino-acid sequence: MPNSPDDMNSKISGKSLRKSHLISKSLFNILKKDQPQPKDITVVCIGTDRSTGDSLGPLIGSRLNKITTSDITIKGTLESPVHATNITETLLDLNKELKSPYIIAVDACLGKPGNVGKVIVKEGPVKPGAGVKKDLEPVGNCHVSGIVNVGGFMEYMVLQNTRLYEVTNLSVIISRGISWATNHYIKKVQTESVPKVKN
- a CDS encoding bactofilin family protein; the encoded protein is MFKKKQSPQQDKVDTIIGHGTEFKGNISAKGIVRVDGKIEGEIATGDNLIVGEQGKVYANIKSKSVTIAGEVHGNMECSENLEILSTGKLFGDVKVANLFIDDGALFDGNCEMKQKKEQTKQQQQ